The DNA window ATTTTAATTCAAAGACAAGTTGAATGGTGCAGATTTAACCTCTGGAAAGTACAATGATtccagcaattaaaaaaaaacaagggacaAAGAAAGTTTTCATCATTGACTCCAACATCAAAGACCTTGGGGCACATTATCCCAAAAAAAAGACCTCGGGGCACTCCATGTCTGACAAACTTAATACCTCAATCCCTTCAACACTTTCTTGACCATTCCCTGAAGGTGTGTTAATTTCTCTTTAGTTACAGCGTCCAACAATTGCATTTTGTATTGCTTAGTTCCCTCAACACGTTATCCATAACTATTTTCTAAATAACAATttgtactttatttttcttttgaccaTCCATCCGTAAAAATATGTTGCAAAGATGCAGCGCCAAGTTCAGGTATTCTCCTATGGTCACATCTATAGGCAATGCTATTTAAATTCATACCTTTAGTGTGTCTTCCTCATCAGCTGTCCAATTCAACCTTTGACGCTTTTCATTACGAGGATAAAGGTTGGAGCTGCCAGTAGGGGGAGAAAAGGTTGAGTTAAAAAGATCCATTTGTACCATCTTAGCTAAACAATTATGTTATTGAAGTGATCAAACTTGcatggagatttttttattcaaataaaataaaaacactcacGATATCTTAGGAGATTCCAGGCGTTGTCTGGGCTCTTTGGAGAggataactttctttttttggattttagctTCCTTTTCATCAATGGTGTGTGGTTGAGGGGGTGCTTCCTTCGAAAGTTTGGCATCCAGAGACTCTGCTATATTCTTCTTACCAATATGCTTGACACGCCTCCGAAGCACAACAGATTTCCCAGTGTCCGAATCAGAAACATGAGGAGCCTTAGGTGCAGCAACTCCTCCACCAGAATTGGCTTCTCGTGCATCATGATGCACTTGTTCTTCTCCCACACATTGACCTTGTTCTTTGTCATCACATCCATCCTGatgcttttcttcttgttctttttgttcttcGTCATCACATCCATCCTGCTGCAtctgtttttgttctttctctACATAATGATCCTTTGAAGATTCTGCTCGCTCTCCACCCTCAAGAATTCTGCCATCCTTTTCCCGTTCTTGCTTCCCTTCCTCACCTTCTAAGGTCTCAAACTCATGAGTTTCAGATATATTTCTCTCATCCCTAATTTCATTGCTGATTGAATCCTCAAGTGACTCAATCCCCTGTATTTTCTCCTCTTGACTCTTATGTCCATTGTCACTACCGTCAACAGCACCAGGCAAAGCACCATCCATTTCATCATCAACCATCACTTCACAACGATCACAATCACTTACCTTGAGACCATCCTCCACCAGCGCATCTCTATTTTCAGCACCATCAAATTCCGCTCTTTCCCCCCCATTTCGCTTAGCCTCACCACCCACCATTTCAGGATCTATAAAACCCAACAACGCCTTCTTCGCCAACATAGCCTTCCGAAAAAGCTCTTTAGCCCTACCAACCTCCCGTTTATAAGAACAGTAAGGGCAACAAAACCTACCCGAGTCATCAAAAGCAAGCTTAAAATTTGCACACTTTTCATGAATAGAAACTGGACAGCCAATCACACAACAAACCAACAATTTCGATTTCCCACGCTTATTACAGCTTAAACATGCATCTACCTCCATCCAATCACCACCGTTACCCACATCATCATCGCTTCTGCTTGATTTTTCACTTAAATTAGCATCGCCTTCATCACTATTAGCTTCATcctgtgatttattttttttaaataatttaattaaaacaagaaagaataaaaacataaaataaaagcagagagaaagagagtaaGTACCGGACTCAATTGAGGAAATGGGCGTAGAGTGGAGGATGAGGGAGGTTTCTGAGGTGATTTTGAAATGCGCCGCTGCCCGCCGCCGTATTTACTTCTCATTTTTCCTCCggaattagggttttttaggtgAGTTTTCGAGTGAGCACAGAACTGGAGTTGATTTTTGAGTGTGTGTGACAAGAAACGaagggttttatttttattttttactctatatttttattggtaaatatCAAGTATACCCCCAACTTCCTAGGACTGTCaattttcatctaaaattttttttttatcaaatattccactaaattattttgatttctcaattaattttttttatatatatttaataatatggttCAAAgtgctttaatttaaaaaaattaaattaatattcttttaaatattttgtgataatttaaaaataaataatgaaaataatattagaaaataaaatatttgaagaaaaagattTACTATCGGAAATTATTTGATGAAATgcttaaaagttttaaaaattatagatggtattattataattataaattatgaataataattttgttattttaaagcTTAAGCGGCTCATATTACATTTATTAGCTTAAAAAGTAAGAGTTTTTCTTCCATGATAATTTTCAACATCCCTATTATTAATTGTTTGGGATTAAGGATTGAGATTAAGAATAACTTGAGCATTAATGGTAAGATTTGATTGGTAAGGAAGGTATACGGGAGCATCTTAATAAGTTAGAGGCATTTTTATACGCATCCCGTATGATTGATTGTTTACTATTATATACTTAAATTCAGGTTTGTGCACCCTTCAATTGATTCAGTATTTTGTTTCGGTACAGGTCACCGTTAGTTGCTATGATGGCGGTTGCTGTGGTAGCCGGAGCGGCGGTGATGATTAATTAAGAGAAGCACTGCTAGCTATAGCTGTGCACAGGGGCAAACATCATCTATATATCATGGACCTTTCATCTTCATCTGTAAGCCTATAAGTTGGTGATATTTGATGCGTGTGATGGATCGTCCATGCTGCCattaatcatattttctttttctctaagATTACTAGAACAAAGGCTGTGCTTGTCAGAGTGGGAATTTGGCAGAACTAGATATATAGGGATGAAAGCGAGTTTCTTTCTTGTAAATTTCTTCAAACTTTAATGGATAGCCAGCCAATAGAAAATGTGAAAAAGACAACAACTTGAGTGATTAAACATTTAGAATATCAATTTACTACAAGACATCACCCGATGACATCCAGATTCCAGAAATGGGAATTGAAAGAGGAAGACAAGAGCAGAGACCATTTAGCATGTTAATTACTTCTTTTTAGTGGGATAAGAAGCCATTTTGTTGATACCACAAAGCCCTGCAGGCTTGCCAGTGTTTCTCTTCATCCTTATGTAACCCTTTTCTCCCCATTTAGATCCCCAGGAGTTCTTAACGATAATGTAATCCAAGCCATTGGTTGATCCATACCCAACGGCTGCCACTCCATGATCTAGCTGAGTTCCACAATGACCATCAAAAACACCCTGCAACATAAATCAATGGAGTTAGCCTACCATTCAGAATGAAAGATACAAAGCcagtgtttgtgtgtgtgtgtgtggtaaATGTTGACCTACCCCGCTGTAAAACTGGAAGTCTCTGCCAGAAGCCTCAATGGCCACACTGAGGGGCTGGTTGGCAAGTGCCTTCAATAGGCTTTCTTCACTGTTTTGTGGGACATCATGGTATCCACTAATGGTCACTACCTCTGATTCTTCCTGCAAGACCAAAGACATAAATCAAATGGTACTGCTTATTGCTATTCATTCATCTCtggaaaatcaaacaaaaacgaAGACTGTTTGGCCTGGATTAATAATTTGATAGTGAACCATGAAGGAATTAATAGTTTTCTCTTGTTAGCTAATACCTTTCTCATCTCACAGGTGCCCTCTTCCATGATATATGGGTAATCTACCTCCTTGTGGAGTCCACCATTGGAGATTATGTAAGAAAATGCATAATCCATAAGTCCTCCATTGCACCCATAGTTATTAGTAGTGTCACAATCGACCAACTCTTGCTCGGACAGGGATGTCAAATTTCCTGTAACAATCTGATTTATACCTTCTACTGCTGCTACTGTTGAAAAGGCCCAGCAGCTACCTGCACAAATAAGCATTGACCATGTGACATTACTCAATTTATTTAACCATGGCTACTTTTGTATGCAAGAATCTGAGATTGAGATAGGACACTTACCACATGACCCCTGGTTCTTGACATCAGTAACAGCTCCTTTCTTTCTCCAATCCACTGACTTTGGGATGCTCATGACATCCTTGTAATTGAATTCCTGAGAACATTCTCTTCTTTCAGACATGTCAACCTTCAAGCCAAGATACTTGTTTTTGAACTCTTCATGGCTCAAATCAGAAAACTCATTCAATCCAAGCCAGTAGTTAACGACCTTCTTATTGGTCTCATCAATGTGGAACAAGTTATCTTTGAAAATCTCAAACCTGAGCCAtttttcttccatgctctcataaATCTTCCCATGTTTTGATATCCATGATTCAAAGAGATCGATGATCTTATCCCCGGACGTCAAGTCTTCAGGGGTATAGCCCACAATTGAGAAATCACGAGCTAAACCAGAATTGGCGAAGAATGACAtgaaagaaaatgcaagaaGAAACATCAAAGAAAGTGAGGAGAGAGCCATTTTAGCTGTTAATTGGATGGATGGATACAGAGGGAAGGGAGGGTGGTTTATAAGCAGGTGTTGGCTTTCAAGTAAAGTTGTtggattgtttatttttctgaattCTGAGACTTAAAGATTGGTTCTTAATGTTAGATTGCTTTCAATCTAAGCATATGACATGATCATGTATGACATAATAATATAGTAgattaacataatatatatatatatatatatatatatatatatatatatatatatatatatatatatatatataggttcaCTGCATCATACAATTCACTTTTAACATCTAATCCTTGTTGGCTAATGTCTGTTTTAATAtgcatagtattttttaaaaatactttttatttgaaaatatattaaaataatttttttaaaatttttttacattatcacatcaaatccatcaaaaaatattaaaaaaaaaacattaatgatatttttttcaaggcaaatacacttttaaaatatatccaaacacgatttcaaaaataaaaataaacaattatgaggtatttttttataatgtaaggAGGTGAAAAACTTTGCTTTAATGTCACCTGTAATATTTCCTGTAAATATTAACTTGCTAAGTTGGTGTTTCTAACCTATTTgacaaaatcttttttcttaattgttttattttgtattaaaattatatttgtttttacgtacacaacaacaaaaacataaactttaTGCTTTTATTATGGGATATCACAAGAATAAACcaacattaaatatattttagtcaTGTTTACATCTATCAAAACTAAGTCTATCTTCTAAGCAATATATACAACCTCCTTATTTATATGATACACCTAAGATGAGGAAAATAATGAAAGGAGTTGGAGTAAGGTTAtataaacaaggaaaaaaaaacttcggcATCCCTTTCCAAGGTGAGTTCAGGCAACACCTACAGGCTACCAATAACTCGGGTCGGAATGCGCTCACAATCACTTATATGAAGTATTAAAATGGGCTAGCGCTTATAAACCAGCAAAACTTTGATGTTAGGCCAGCACAAAATATCTCTACCAAAATGAATacaaaaaaatggttgaattgtATCATTTGCGTGTTTTGCattgtatgtatttttaattaaaaatatatttaaatggtttttttagattttttttaaaatatttttaaaagcaattccaaatacaaaaacaaacggtGTTGTAGAGTACGACACAAATAAGAACAAGTTAGAAATCATTAAACCTTTTTGGACCACAAGAAAGAGATAACAAAACATTTGGTGTCTTAACTTATTCAATTTTCACAAttaggtgttttattttttagtttttatcaataaaatttttaatctattCATAAAAGCACAATCAAGTGTTTTCATGGATACCATAGACACAAATTGATAACTAATTCCATAATCATGTCAAACTCATGATCATATTATTGTCCAAACCTTAAATTGTTCATGTTCTTCCTCACTTCCccacctcaaaaaaaaaaaacatatgacaTGAAAGCCTCGATCGAGTTCTTAGGTATAAGGTGGCTTTGATCTAGTCATGGTTGATGAAAAtaccaacaacaataaaaaaaaaaaatccacataaAGATACTTGATTATGCACTTATCAATAGATTACAAACTCAgctgataaaaattaaaaacgagATACTGAATCatgaaaatctaataaattcaaACACCAAACCCATCATCAACATTgagaaaaaggttttttttttttttaacatggccTTGCTATTAGCAATTTAAAAGCTACACTGCATTTATATGCATTGTGatgagttaattttttgttaatatttttatttataaaaagatattcttaaataaaatgagTTTGATAAACACATCAGAcctaaattatttatgattggCAGTCAACCAAGCCTAAGGTAATGTGGATCTAGCGAACATGCTAGATCCAAAGAACTTAGACTTAACAATCAGCCATGTCCAAGAAAACATGGGTCTGGCGAACATGGCAGGTATAAAAGAACTTGGACTTGACAGTTAGTCAATTTCAAGATAATGTGGGTCTAGTGAATATGTCAGACTCAAAAAATTTGAACTTGATAGTTAGCTAAGTTCAAAGTAACGCGAATTTGACAAAcataataaacccaaaaaacttgGACTTGATAGTCAACTAAGTCCAAGAAAACATGAGTCTGACAAATATATCAGATCCAAAGAACTTAAACATTATTAagttctaaaattatatttatgatcTTGGACGATTTCTACAATATAAGTATTAAAAACGTGATAAAACACCATGCCTCTCCATAAGCCTTCACTAGATGTTGTTTAGTTGACTCCAAGAGATAGTTCTGAGCTCTTATGTGTCCCTGTAGCCTGGAATACTCAGTCCTAAAAGAATTCATTTCAACATTTTGGgcaaccttttcttctttaagtTGCATACTTTAGACTTTTCTGAACGATACTGTTCAATGGTCTTCTTTCTTCTGCCCACCTTCTCTTGGAATGGCACACATCTTTCATAatagcataaaaattaaattaaattgttatcttatttgaaaagcTATTTGTCTAGTAATGGTCAGATGATGCTAGGAGCTAGGTCGGTCAGTCCTTCAATATCTAAAAGAAATTTGATGAGTTTTTTCAATGTTTCAATCACGTCTAACCCACCAGGTACGTACCAGCATGAACCTCCCCTGTAGACTTTCACTTGTATGGCAGTAAAAGATTGTTATTTCGTAGCACTAGGCTGAGCTAGGTTGCAGGCATGGAGACTGTGCTGTTGTATCATGGCAATTTTCTTTTGGAGGGGATGGACCGGTTCTTACTGTTGATTACTTTTTCAATCGAACAATTTTAATGATGGGTGAGTGAACGTGTGTAAAGCCAGGAAACTGGAAAGTTCACGCAGCAAGGTATAATTAACCACCAAGTTTTCATTAATGGTAGATGATTAAGTTGAGGGGCTGAACTTACGTTAACTCTGTGGTCCAATTTGTACCTGCCTGAAAAGGCCGTCGCTCACAGAATATAAAAGAGCCAAAGGGGGCAGTAGATTGCATTAAATGCAGCAAAGAGTTACACACTTGGCATCTACAGCGTGTTTGGGAGAGAGGAGAGTGGGAGCAAGCCATTGCAGTCCATTACTTCCACTGTTTtgggagaaagaaagaaaatgtaagagaTGAACATTTTTTCTATGAGCCCACCAGAAATCaatctctcaatattttttttttatatatatttccatCTCTCCCAtccaaacaacaaaagaaagttAAAGCTTTTAATTTCCTTTGATTCTCAGTCCTTACGATTCTCTTCGTTCCCACACAGAGCGTTGAGTTTAAAGTTCGAGGCCGGCCACTTGCTATGTAATTGCTCCAGAGGAGTCCTGACTCCTGAGACATGCGTACCATGCCTACCCAAACCGGGAAGGCGAAAAAGATAGCCTTATTGCCGCAAGACGATAAGCAAGCCATTGCAGTCCATGGATGCACTAGCTATAGCCATTGCCTAGCTACACGAAAGGCCCACAATGCATGTGTCTGCAGGAAGGAGTCACCTCCATCAACATTTCTCTCTTCATCCGTACGTCTACATATCATTCACATGACATaataatattgaagaaaataatgagtTCTTAATATCACAACCTCCCAAATCACTTGAACATGCGTaggcaaaacaaataaattaaaaatataattttatacttcaattttataaggttaaaaattcagatctctctttctttttgtcaCAGATATATTACGACCATGAATCggttttatataagaaaattaaatatctgAATTTCTTTCAAGTATAAAGAACTCACTATTATGatctattaatttaaaaaaatttcgaaatatttattttccttggtataccaaactaaaaatattagatttttttatgtaattcaaATTATTCgttataatttaagaaattgtACTTTAcattcttaattaataaaaaatttcaaaattaataaaataaccaaattacccatgaataaacttaattaaaaaatcaatcaaataacatATCAATCTTCTTTTAAGACCCTAGCTAAATTCAAACGTTAAGGCTAGCTGGGACCCCAATGAGTGGTTTTTTAGGCAATTAGATATTTGCCACTCTGTTTTATCCTTCCATTTGCTAATTAACACTGTTGGTTGCTTAACCTTGTGCTCTTCACACCATGGTTTTGCTAGTAATTTGCTTTTGTTctaattaatgattttgttcCCACTTTTTCTCCAAATATATCCGAAGAAATACACAACATGTGAAATGAAAGACTGCAAGTTCTTCGTCTCAAGGCCTTTATACAATGAAAGAACCTGCCTTGAAGCAATTGCCTCCCAGGAAACAGAAGATGTGTTCCTGCAAAAGCCGCAACCATACTTTTTTAAGTGATCTTACCCAAAAAGGCACATTATCAAGGTAATCGATCTCTTAATTGTTTAACCCATAACCATAGCTCAGAAACCCTTCAATGTTCTGCTAGTTAAATGTCTAGAATATTCAAATATATTGCaacctatatataatatatggaCCGCATAAAGGATTTCATCGATCAGCAGAAATTGCAAATTTAcagataaataagaaatttgcAAGTATCAAATCTTGAAACATGATTACCTCTAAATAATTAGCTAGATTATGGGAAACTGATCAAAAGGCCGGTTCAAGGGAAGGCTGCAAGAGTTAACAAGAAAATCAACGGTAGCTATGGAGTTCGGCTGGATTGTGGGTTTATGGTTGGAGATGGTGGTTGTGTGGGATTAAGGGGAAGGGAAAGGATTGCGGACTTGGTGTTTAGGGAAAGAATACGGGTGGAATGGCAGTTAGGGTTCTTCTTCCttgcaaattttcaaaacccaacATGTCTTCTTCAGATCCTAAAACCCTAGAAGAAGCAAGACCCTCCTTTGATGATCCAGCATCAAAAGAAGCCACTGAATCATTAACTTCAACAAAAACCTTTGACGAAGCAGATCAATTAAACAAACATACCCATGACTGAAAAtcaagaggaagaagagaaaagagtgTGGGTACTCTTTAGTCATTGAATAGATTATAATggtaatattataaataatgagattttaaaaaaaatgttaagtgtTAACggtaataaaattcaaattctaattAAGATGTAACTTTTCCCACTTATGATAGCAAAGCACTGCAATTAGGTGAAAGCAGTTAAGGACCGATCCGGAGAACACTTAACATATTAAGAACTGTGTTGAAGTATTATTGCATGCCGCAAGCAAATTAAAGTGGCAGGAAAAAGGTATGTACATGCTCCTAGATAGATCCCTAGCTAGCCTGAATCAAGAGCATTGGTCCCCTGTTTCCACTTTTAATCATGATCCGgacatgattaattaatttttaatatcgtACTATATGGATAAGGAAGAGAAGTGTTAGTGCTCATGCTAGCTCCAATCAATGGGAAATAATGAGGTCTATGATTGGGAGTCTGTTAGGTTGTGTTAAATCGAATGACAGAAACCTAGCACAGGTAGGAAAAAGGATTCCAATGGctgaattaaaataatgagggataCTGACCTTCCTTGCTTCTTCTTTGATGGGTCCTCATAAGTACCTGTAGCAGAACCATGCATTAGCGTGGGAGAGAAGGAAATGGTGCCAGGTCCTTCCTCGCCATTCTATTTATTACCATGCCACTAATTAATATCTCGATCGTCCGTTTCCATCTGGCTCTTGTTTTAGGGTAATTTTAACATAGCCCTCGATagatttagtattattattatcaccatGCCACTGATATCTCGTCCAGAAATTGtttctaatttattatttttttccactaTCCTTGAGGACAATGACATGAAAATCCTCATAAAGCTGACTGACGGGATTAAGAAGTCCCACCAAGTGGCGTAAGGGAGTGGTAACTACTTGCTACCACATGTGATAATGCCAAAACGGACTCTGGGGTGATCAGACATAGGCCCTAGTTCCTACAAAGGTgaaaacaagaagataaaaaaaaccgtAAAAAGGAATGCATTAATAAACAGAACTCAGATAGGTTATAGGAGGAACGTAGGCTTATGTAACCAGTGAGGAAAATTATACGGAGATAATATTTAAGATTAGAGCCTGGCTGGCGCTGCTTGGTAGTAGTATCTTTTACTTGGATGAGTTACTAAGATCTAGATAGTTATAtagctgcagcagcagcagcagcctaGCTAGGAAACCTGTTCTTTTACCTGACCATGCTACACGTGCAACGCCGACACATTTTAGGAGGAGAAGATCCCCATAAATGCTCCCAATTCCCGAACAAATTGATATTCAAATAGCTATGAACTTGCTTGTAAACCTTACTGACAGTTTTTATTACACTTGAATAATACTATAATCAATGTTTTTCTGGCTTAGAATTAAGGTTCCTGTGAAAGGATACTTTAGCATCAATGCAGTGTCAATGATTATTTAAACCATTAGTTTTACtaatttattcaaattcaattatattagaaaatatcgAATGTAGAAAATAACTGTGAAACCCCTTattgtgtttataaaaaacaagaatatttaaaaaaacaaaaaacaagaagaagaagaagaagaagtccagatgccatcaatatatatatatatatatatatatatatatgaacaaattaaatttactgTACACGAttcttatatataaagaaaaaaaagaattcgtGTATATATAAACAGCAGTTCAAGAGGACAATAAGGTGTTGTATATATCCACTGTGCAACAACAGAGAAAAGCTAGGTAGCTAGAGCAAGCAAAGGGGGCATAGTTTTAAATGATGGATATTATACAGGGTAACGATTTTTATCTAGTGGAATCGGGCACTCTTTTACCTTTATAGAC is part of the Populus trichocarpa isolate Nisqually-1 chromosome 2, P.trichocarpa_v4.1, whole genome shotgun sequence genome and encodes:
- the LOC7471749 gene encoding uncharacterized protein LOC7471749 isoform X7, producing MRSKYGGGQRRISKSPQKPPSSSTLRPFPQLSPDEANSDEGDANLSEKSSRSDDDVGNGGDWMEVDACLSCNKRGKSKLLVCCVIGCPVSIHEKCANFKLAFDDSGRFCCPYCSYKREVGRAKELFRKAMLAKKALLGFIDPEMVGGEAKRNGGERAEFDGAENRDALVEDGLKVSDCDRCEVMVDDEMDGALPGAVDGSDNGHKSQEEKIQGIESLEDSISNEIRDERNISETHEFETLEGEEGKQEREKDGRILEGGERAESSKDHYVEKEQKQMQQDGCDDEEQKEQEEKHQDGCDDKEQGQCVGEEQVHHDAREANSGGGVAAPKAPHVSDSDTGKSVVLRRRVKHIGKKNIAESLDAKLSKEAPPQPHTIDEKEAKIQKKKVILSKEPRQRLESPKISSNLYPRNEKRQRLNWTADEEDTLKLSDD
- the LOC7471749 gene encoding uncharacterized protein LOC7471749 isoform X3, translating into MRSKYGGGQRRISKSPQKPPSSSTLRPFPQLSPDEANSDEGDANLSEKSSRSDDDVGNGGDWMEVDACLSCNKRGKSKLLVCCVIGCPVSIHEKCANFKLAFDDSGRFCCPYCSYKREVGRAKELFRKAMLAKKALLGFIDPEMVGGEAKRNGGERAEFDGAENRDALVEDGLKVSDCDRCEVMVDDEMDGALPGAVDGSDNGHKSQEEKIQGIESLEDSISNEIRDERNISETHEFETLEGEEGKQEREKDGRILEGGERAESSKDHYVEKEQKQMQQDGCDDEEQKEQEEKHQDGCDDKEQGQCVGEEQVHHDAREANSGGGVAAPKAPHVSDSDTGKSVVLRRRVKHIGKKNIAESLDAKLSKEAPPQPHTIDEKEAKIQKKKVILSKEPRQRLESPKISSNLYPRNEKRQRLNWTADEEDTLKGKPLGDWLFGYTVRNRGIWVAISIYVTSEQAQLCIFALIHILLK
- the LOC7471749 gene encoding uncharacterized protein LOC7471749 isoform X1; amino-acid sequence: MRSKYGGGQRRISKSPQKPPSSSTLRPFPQLSPDEANSDEGDANLSEKSSRSDDDVGNGGDWMEVDACLSCNKRGKSKLLVCCVIGCPVSIHEKCANFKLAFDDSGRFCCPYCSYKREVGRAKELFRKAMLAKKALLGFIDPEMVGGEAKRNGGERAEFDGAENRDALVEDGLKVSDCDRCEVMVDDEMDGALPGAVDGSDNGHKSQEEKIQGIESLEDSISNEIRDERNISETHEFETLEGEEGKQEREKDGRILEGGERAESSKDHYVEKEQKQMQQDGCDDEEQKEQEEKHQDGCDDKEQGQCVGEEQVHHDAREANSGGGVAAPKAPHVSDSDTGKSVVLRRRVKHIGKKNIAESLDAKLSKEAPPQPHTIDEKEAKIQKKKVILSKEPRQRLESPKISSNLYPRNEKRQRLNWTADEEDTLKGKPLGDWLFGYTVRSLQSNNLSRNRGIWVAISIYVTSEQAQLCIFALIHILLK
- the LOC7471749 gene encoding uncharacterized protein LOC7471749 isoform X5, whose protein sequence is MRSKYGGGQRRISKSPQKPPSSSTLRPFPQLSPDEANSDEGDANLSEKSSRSDDDVGNGGDWMEVDACLSCNKRGKSKLLVCCVIGCPVSIHEKCANFKLAFDDSGRFCCPYCSYKREVGRAKELFRKAMLAKKALLGFIDPEMVGGEAKRNGGERAEFDGAENRDALVEDGLKVSDCDRCEVMVDDEMDGALPGAVDGSDNGHKSQEEKIQGIESLEDSISNEIRDERNISETHEFETLEGEEGKQEREKDGRILEGGERAESSKDHYVEKEQKQMQQDGCDDEEQKEQEEKHQDGCDDKEQGQCVGEEQVHHDAREANSGGGVAAPKAPHVSDSDTGKSVVLRRRVKHIGKKNIAESLDAKLSKEAPPQPHTIDEKEAKIQKKKVILSKEPRQRLESPKISSNLYPRNEKRQRLNWTADEEDTLKGKPLGDWLFGYTVRSSIYRNVYI
- the LOC7471749 gene encoding uncharacterized protein LOC7471749 isoform X6, yielding MRSKYGGGQRRISKSPQKPPSSSTLRPFPQLSPDEANSDEGDANLSEKSSRSDDDVGNGGDWMEVDACLSCNKRGKSKLLVCCVIGCPVSIHEKCANFKLAFDDSGRFCCPYCSYKREVGRAKELFRKAMLAKKALLGFIDPEMVGGEAKRNGGERAEFDGAENRDALVEDGLKVSDCDRCEVMVDDEMDGALPGAVDGSDNGHKSQEEKIQGIESLEDSISNEIRDERNISETHEFETLEGEEGKQEREKDGRILEGGERAESSKDHYVEKEQKQMQQDGCDDEEQKEQEEKHQDGCDDKEQGQCVGEEQVHHDAREANSGGGVAAPKAPHVSDSDTGKSVVLRRRVKHIGKKNIAESLDAKLSKEAPPQPHTIDEKEAKIQKKKVILSKEPRQRLESPKISSNLYPRNEKRQRLNWTADEEDTLKEYYSFRMTESAEKC
- the LOC7471749 gene encoding uncharacterized protein LOC7471749 isoform X2 is translated as MRSKYGGGQRRISKSPQKPPSSSTLRPFPQLSPDEANSDEGDANLSEKSSRSDDDVGNGGDWMEVDACLSCNKRGKSKLLVCCVIGCPVSIHEKCANFKLAFDDSGRFCCPYCSYKREVGRAKELFRKAMLAKKALLGFIDPEMVGGEAKRNGGERAEFDGAENRDALVEDGLKVSDCDRCEVMVDDEMDGALPGAVDGSDNGHKSQEEKIQGIESLEDSISNEIRDERNISETHEFETLEGEEGKQEREKDGRILEGGERAESSKDHYVEKEQKQMQQDGCDDEEQKEQEEKHQDGCDDKEQGQCVGEEQVHHDAREANSGGGVAAPKAPHVSDSDTGKSVVLRRRVKHIGKKNIAESLDAKLSKEAPPQPHTIDEKEAKIQKKKVILSKEPRQRLESPKISSNLYPRNEKRQRLNWTADEEDTLKEGVEKFAIPGNKNTPWRKILEFGHRVFDSTRTPTDLKDKWRNMTK
- the LOC7471749 gene encoding uncharacterized protein LOC7471749 isoform X4, which produces MRSKYGGGQRRISKSPQKPPSSSTLRPFPQLSPDEANSDEGDANLSEKSSRSDDDVGNGGDWMEVDACLSCNKRGKSKLLVCCVIGCPVSIHEKCANFKLAFDDSGRFCCPYCSYKREVGRAKELFRKAMLAKKALLGFIDPEMVGGEAKRNGGERAEFDGAENRDALVEDGLKVSDCDRCEVMVDDEMDGALPGAVDGSDNGHKSQEEKIQGIESLEDSISNEIRDERNISETHEFETLEGEEGKQEREKDGRILEGGERAESSKDHYVEKEQKQMQQDGCDDEEQKEQEEKHQDGCDDKEQGQCVGEEQVHHDAREANSGGGVAAPKAPHVSDSDTGKSVVLRRRVKHIGKKNIAESLDAKLSKEAPPQPHTIDEKEAKIQKKKVILSKEPRQRLESPKISSNLYPRNEKRQRLNWTADEEDTLKGKPLGDWLFGYTVRGIWVAISIYVTSEQAQLCIFALIHILLK
- the LOC7471750 gene encoding cysteine protease XCP2 gives rise to the protein MALSSLSLMFLLAFSFMSFFANSGLARDFSIVGYTPEDLTSGDKIIDLFESWISKHGKIYESMEEKWLRFEIFKDNLFHIDETNKKVVNYWLGLNEFSDLSHEEFKNKYLGLKVDMSERRECSQEFNYKDVMSIPKSVDWRKKGAVTDVKNQGSCGSCWAFSTVAAVEGINQIVTGNLTSLSEQELVDCDTTNNYGCNGGLMDYAFSYIISNGGLHKEVDYPYIMEEGTCEMRKEESEVVTISGYHDVPQNSEESLLKALANQPLSVAIEASGRDFQFYSGGVFDGHCGTQLDHGVAAVGYGSTNGLDYIIVKNSWGSKWGEKGYIRMKRNTGKPAGLCGINKMASYPTKKK